Part of the Candidatus Vogelbacteria bacterium genome, ACCAGCAAATTACCGTGATATTCCGGAATATACACTCCACCCTGTTTCATCCCTCGAGCGCCAATTACTTCCAATAAATAGCCAGTTGGAATTTTCCCATCGATTATTTTTGACTGATCAATTTTCTTTAGTGACTCCTTAGACACCTTTTTTACCAATACGTTTTTGAAAAAACTACCCGGACATTTCAAACCTGGTGGATATTTGGCGTTTCGAGTTTTGATAATTGATTTTGATTTGGCCAGTAATAACTTCTTATCCCCTCTTTCTAAAGAAAAAGTGGCAGTCAAAACTATCCACTCTTTGTGTTTTAAAATACTATCGCGATAACTAAATCTACAATCACCTTTTGTCAGAGTCCTAACTTTTTTACCATCAAAAATATCCACTGAGTCGAGACGATCACTGATCGTCTGGCCGTAGGCTCCAGCATTACCCACTATTGCTCCCCCGACCGTACCCGGAATACCAGACAGGGCTTCTAAGCCAGCTAAGTTATTTTTAAGAGTTAGATCGATTAACTTCGCTAGAGGCACCCCCACCTGACAGACCACTTGTTTACCAGTTATCTTTATTGCTTCTTTATCTGTACTAGAGGTAGTAACATGAATCAATAATTTATTGAGTTTTTTATCAGCAAAAACCAAATTACTACCTCCAGCCATAACTAAGTAAGGAACTTTGATTTTTTTTACCCCCTCCATTACCGTCAACAAATCAGCCGGCGACGTCACTTTTAGATAAAAAGCGGCTGTACCGCCAACACCGAAAGTGGTCAGGGTTTTTATATCAATATTGGTTTGTAAATTAGGCCAAATATTTTTCATACAGCATAAGAAAAACCGTATGGTGAGTATACCATACGGTTTTTCTAGTTAAACCTAGTCTGTCTGTGAATATTACTTAGCAGACAAAACGCGGAAGTAGTACTTAGTACCAGGAGTCAATCCAGTCAAAGTAACTGAGTGAATCTTAGTCTTTGGTGAACTTGAGTTCACTGAAGTTGGTTGTGAATTAGTGTAGTTAT contains:
- the murB gene encoding UDP-N-acetylmuramate dehydrogenase, whose amino-acid sequence is MKNIWPNLQTNIDIKTLTTFGVGGTAAFYLKVTSPADLLTVMEGVKKIKVPYLVMAGGSNLVFADKKLNKLLIHVTTSSTDKEAIKITGKQVVCQVGVPLAKLIDLTLKNNLAGLEALSGIPGTVGGAIVGNAGAYGQTISDRLDSVDIFDGKKVRTLTKGDCRFSYRDSILKHKEWIVLTATFSLERGDKKLLLAKSKSIIKTRNAKYPPGLKCPGSFFKNVLVKKVSKESLKKIDQSKIIDGKIPTGYLLEVIGARGMKQGGVYIPEYHGNLLVNDGTGTYKDVISLAKKLKTKVKKQFGIELEEEVRYML